The Tardiphaga alba genome includes a window with the following:
- a CDS encoding DegT/DnrJ/EryC1/StrS family aminotransferase: MNQHTPVPFIDLNAQRQRLGSSVDEAVTRVLNHCQFINGPEVAKLEAELGKYCGAKHVISCASGTDALVMVLMAKGVGPGDAVLCPSFTFCATGEAVALVGASPVFVDVDEVTFNISPESVKRGIITAKAAGLKPKAIIPVDLFGQPADLDAVGAIADAEGMFVLEDSAQGFGSTYKGKRVGTSALATTTSFFPAKPLGCFGDGGAIFTDDDQLADTLRSIRIHGQGSDKYDNVRLGMTARLDTIQAAVLLEKLKIFDEEIIARNKVADRYARSLGNLVTVPRVAEGNTSIWACYTIRLPKGTDRDAFANALKAQGVPSAIYYTKSMHMQTAYKHYPVVDGGLPVCEALSADVISLPVHAYLDEAAQDRVIQAVRDALA; the protein is encoded by the coding sequence ATGAACCAGCACACTCCCGTTCCCTTCATCGATCTCAATGCCCAGCGCCAGCGCCTGGGATCGTCGGTGGATGAAGCCGTCACCCGCGTGCTCAATCACTGCCAGTTCATCAATGGTCCGGAAGTCGCCAAGCTCGAAGCCGAGCTCGGCAAATATTGCGGCGCCAAACATGTGATCAGCTGCGCCAGCGGCACCGATGCGCTGGTGATGGTGCTGATGGCCAAGGGCGTCGGTCCCGGCGACGCCGTGCTGTGCCCGTCCTTCACATTCTGCGCGACCGGCGAAGCCGTCGCACTGGTCGGCGCGAGCCCGGTGTTCGTCGATGTCGACGAGGTTACGTTCAACATCAGTCCTGAATCGGTGAAGCGCGGCATCATCACGGCGAAAGCTGCCGGCCTGAAGCCGAAGGCGATCATTCCGGTGGACCTGTTCGGTCAGCCCGCCGATCTCGATGCCGTCGGCGCCATCGCCGATGCCGAAGGCATGTTCGTGCTCGAAGATTCCGCGCAGGGCTTTGGCTCCACCTATAAGGGCAAGCGCGTCGGCACCTCGGCGCTGGCCACCACCACCAGCTTCTTCCCGGCCAAGCCGCTCGGCTGCTTCGGCGATGGCGGCGCGATCTTCACCGATGACGATCAGCTCGCCGACACCCTGCGCAGCATCCGCATCCACGGGCAGGGCTCCGACAAATACGACAATGTCCGCCTCGGCATGACTGCGCGCCTCGACACGATCCAGGCCGCCGTGCTGCTCGAAAAGCTGAAGATCTTCGATGAGGAGATCATCGCCCGCAACAAGGTGGCGGATCGCTACGCCCGCAGCCTCGGCAATCTCGTCACGGTGCCGCGTGTCGCCGAAGGCAATACGTCCATCTGGGCCTGCTACACGATCCGCTTGCCGAAGGGCACCGACCGCGATGCCTTTGCCAATGCGTTGAAGGCGCAGGGCGTGCCATCAGCGATCTATTATACGAAGTCGATGCATATGCAGACCGCCTACAAGCACTATCCGGTCGTCGATGGCGGCCTGCCGGTTTGCGAGGCGCTGTCGGCCGACGTGATCAGCCTGCCAGTGCACGCCTATCTCGACGAAGCCGCGCAGGATCGCGTCATCCAGGCCGTCCGCGACGCGCTCGCTTGA